From a single Cotesia glomerata isolate CgM1 linkage group LG6, MPM_Cglom_v2.3, whole genome shotgun sequence genomic region:
- the LOC123267940 gene encoding uncharacterized protein LOC123267940, producing the protein MLCVRCRFRVKEYIPPASEEEEIISSQISVESLSISAEICTQGSSLSRTVSNFSDNLCDYNDHSLERFLRIPLFEKDRLYSEKNYGVKKLDASYAALENKFQSQFRIVPESTYRKINQDHCSMIAKVKKLYNAESDNWEVSRIASEFNCSRKMVLNLKNDISVSENVDLDSGEVTTNTLNPTKVPGNQPLKLDVKKLVIDFYESEENSKQSAGMKDFKSVKDCDGNRTRVQKKLILCNLKEFYQSFKAQYNSVAIGFSKFASLRPTYCILAGSSGTHVVCVCTIHQNVKLMLEGCNFPKFAKNTDWVVESQPI; encoded by the exons AGTCTGAGTATATCAGCTGAAATTTGTACTCAAGGAAGCAGTTTATCTCGAACTGTCAGTAATTTTAGCGACAATCTATGTGATTACAATGATCATTCTTTAGAGCGATTTTTGAGAATTCCTCTTTTTGAAAAAGacag gttatattctgaaaaaaattatggagtaAAAAAACTTGATGCGAGCTATGCTGCCCTAGAGAATAAGTTCCAATCACAATTTAGAATAGTACCTGAATCTACctacagaaaaattaatcaagaTCATTGTTCCATGATAGCTAAAGTGAAGAAATTATATAACGCTGAAAGtgacaa TTGGGAAGTCAGTCGTATAGCATCTGAATTTAACTGTTCTCGAAAAATGGTACTGaatcttaaaaatgatatcaGTGTATCTGAGAATGTTGATTTAGACTCTGGTGAAGTGACTACTAATACTTTGAATCCCACAAAAGTTCCAGGCAATCAGCCGCTTAAGTTAGATGTCAAAAAACTtgtcattgatttttatgaaagcGAAGAAAACTCAAAACAATCAGCGGGCATGAAAGATTTTAAATCTGTGAAGGATTGTGATGGAAATCGAACTAGGgtacaaaaaaagttgattctttgtaatttaaaagaattttaccAAAGCTTCAAAGCGCAATATAATTCAGTGGCAATCGGATTTTCTAAATTCGCTAGTTTGAGGCCTACTTATTGTATTCTTGCTGGAAGTAGTGGTACACATGTCGTATGTGTTTGTACTATTCatcaaaatgtaaaattgatgttagaaG gatgtaattttccaaaatttgcgaAAAACACCGATTGGGTTGTAGAATCTCAGccaatttga